GTTTCACGGGGGTGAACCTGATCAGGTTCCGCCGCGCCCTCGGCCTGATCGCCTTCTTCTACATTTCCCTGCACCTGCTCGTCTGGCTGCTGCTCGATGTGCGCATCGCGAGCCAGATCCTCACGGATATCTACAAGCGCCCCTATATCACCGTGGGCATGGTGGCCTTTCTGTTGCTTGTTCCGCTGGCGCTGACCTCCAACCGTATGGCGATCCGCAGGCTCGGCGCGCGCTGGCGCCGGCTTCATTGGCTGGTCTACCCGGCGATCCTGCTCGGGGCGGTGCATTTCGTCATGCTGCGCAAGGGATGGCAGGTCGAGCCCTTGCTCTATCTGGCGGGCATCGTCCTTCTGCTGGTGATCCGGCTGCCGGTGCG
The nucleotide sequence above comes from Celeribacter indicus. Encoded proteins:
- the msrQ gene encoding protein-methionine-sulfoxide reductase heme-binding subunit MsrQ; its protein translation is MAAETVNRLARRLPTWPFYLAAPLPPAWLFYQAVIGRLGVDPVKAMEHQIGLLGLQVLIASLCITPLRRFTGVNLIRFRRALGLIAFFYISLHLLVWLLLDVRIASQILTDIYKRPYITVGMVAFLLLVPLALTSNRMAIRRLGARWRRLHWLVYPAILLGAVHFVMLRKGWQVEPLLYLAGIVLLLVIRLPVRRWVAAWG